In Limisalsivibrio acetivorans, one genomic interval encodes:
- a CDS encoding arsenate reductase ArsC, producing the protein MKKVLFVCIHNSARSQMAEAFVNEYSDGSLRAESAGLEPGKMNPYVVKVMKEKEIDISKNSCDSVQDFLKEGREYDYVVTVCDEASAETCPVFPGGGEKEHWGFKDPSSFGGIEEEKLTFTRNIRDAIEEKVREFLGRVQA; encoded by the coding sequence GTGAAGAAAGTGTTATTTGTGTGTATTCATAACTCGGCAAGAAGCCAGATGGCGGAAGCCTTTGTTAATGAATATTCAGACGGAAGCCTTAGGGCTGAAAGTGCGGGGCTCGAACCGGGGAAGATGAATCCCTACGTTGTTAAGGTTATGAAGGAGAAGGAAATCGATATTTCAAAGAACTCCTGCGACTCCGTTCAGGATTTTCTGAAAGAGGGGCGAGAGTATGACTATGTCGTCACCGTATGCGATGAGGCCTCTGCAGAGACCTGTCCAGTTTTTCCCGGAGGGGGAGAGAAGGAGCATTGGGGATTCAAGGACCCCTCGTCCTTCGGTGGCATTGAAGAGGAGAAGCTCACCTTCACACGTAACATCAGAGACGCCATTGAGGAGAAGGTGAGGGAATTTTTGGGACGTGTGCAGGCCTAG
- a CDS encoding ArsR/SmtB family transcription factor: MQISDHENITCSVKFVNEKRLEEALKDALGERELDDISSTFKALGDPTRLKLLYALQGGEMCVCDISAFLGISESATSHQLRKLKDMRLIKQRRDKQMIYYSLDDEHVSSLIDVCLEHVRHR, from the coding sequence ATGCAGATAAGCGACCATGAAAATATTACATGCAGTGTTAAATTTGTCAACGAAAAAAGGCTCGAAGAAGCCCTGAAAGATGCCCTTGGGGAACGGGAGCTGGACGATATCTCATCCACATTCAAGGCTCTGGGGGATCCCACACGCCTTAAACTCCTTTACGCTTTGCAGGGTGGAGAGATGTGTGTATGCGATATCTCAGCATTTCTCGGCATCAGCGAGTCCGCCACAAGCCACCAGCTACGCAAACTTAAGGATATGCGGCTCATAAAGCAGAGGCGTGACAAGCAGATGATATACTATTCCCTGGATGACGAACATGTCAGCTCGCTCATAGACGTATGTCTTGAGCATGTGAGGCACAGATGA
- a CDS encoding ComEC/Rec2 family competence protein, whose protein sequence is MLSDKLKARKTEAFLLCAIAYAFATATYTIAQLLAAPLILLIFLRGKAYIITAIFAVFFILFSTFCLIVTDEKPSGKSVNLWNTNRGTYLTPPDIHYKPGELIIGKFARTPYREAAKPLGERLAPGYLKENKVYAVLKIPVVSSILEYRSELSERLYSLSGGRLKLTQAILLGDRRYITSETRDTFLKAGLSHMLAISGMHVGLVAAVCIMLFAFLPKKFSMGASSILLLCYLPMAGFKVPVMRAVLFASAFIWAMFIDYRANLTKLTMFTGGMILLIAPRSIISPSFLLSFSAVYGISMLSFKGGGGALQLLRVGIMASSFTLPIAMLLFGSVNPAGIVNTLADVPVTYFHLAAGIAGIFFPAISAEPLALIESFHMGLVTTLAEYTGFMFTLKNIGIGVFALSAAYLIAVTRTRYPLLAGVVLILPLLPQSVPQGLHFPDVGSYRGFVHNMEDRREVYFSGSYGSFVFSFLPFVAHKGGRDFDYGDISIYGGSNTLLTVKKEGTDYAGLCLNNTDCSRGIVYMTRSNTLKCDKLDKNTHYFIYKNDCSSDNITELKETGSVSFRGG, encoded by the coding sequence ATGCTATCAGATAAACTCAAAGCCCGCAAGACTGAAGCCTTCCTCCTATGCGCCATTGCATACGCTTTTGCAACAGCTACTTACACGATCGCCCAGCTGCTCGCAGCCCCCCTGATTCTGCTGATTTTCCTGCGGGGCAAGGCTTATATCATAACGGCAATATTTGCAGTTTTTTTCATTCTTTTTTCCACATTCTGCCTGATAGTCACCGATGAAAAACCATCGGGGAAGAGTGTGAACCTTTGGAATACAAACAGGGGGACATATCTCACACCGCCGGATATACACTACAAACCGGGGGAGCTCATAATCGGCAAATTTGCACGAACCCCCTACAGAGAGGCCGCAAAGCCCCTTGGGGAGAGGCTTGCTCCGGGGTATCTCAAGGAGAATAAGGTTTATGCCGTTCTGAAGATACCCGTTGTTTCATCCATCCTAGAGTACAGGTCGGAGTTGAGCGAGCGTCTCTACTCCCTCTCCGGCGGAAGGCTTAAGCTCACACAGGCAATACTTCTAGGGGACAGAAGATACATAACCTCGGAGACGAGGGATACATTCCTCAAGGCGGGCTTGAGTCATATGCTCGCCATATCCGGAATGCACGTGGGGCTTGTGGCGGCTGTGTGCATAATGCTTTTCGCATTTCTACCAAAGAAGTTCTCCATGGGGGCCTCCTCCATTCTCCTCCTCTGTTATCTCCCCATGGCGGGCTTCAAGGTGCCAGTTATGCGGGCCGTCCTCTTCGCATCGGCATTCATATGGGCAATGTTCATCGATTACAGGGCAAACCTCACCAAGCTCACCATGTTCACCGGCGGAATGATACTCCTCATAGCGCCACGCTCCATAATAAGCCCCTCCTTCCTCCTCTCCTTCTCTGCGGTATACGGTATAAGCATGCTCAGCTTCAAAGGGGGAGGGGGTGCGCTCCAGCTTCTGAGGGTGGGTATCATGGCATCATCCTTCACCCTCCCCATAGCCATGCTCCTCTTCGGTTCTGTGAACCCTGCGGGTATCGTAAACACACTTGCCGATGTTCCGGTGACATATTTCCACCTCGCCGCCGGCATTGCAGGCATCTTTTTCCCGGCCATATCAGCCGAGCCTCTCGCTCTCATAGAATCATTCCATATGGGGCTCGTCACAACACTTGCAGAATACACCGGCTTCATGTTCACCCTTAAAAACATAGGCATCGGGGTGTTTGCCCTGTCGGCGGCGTATCTTATCGCTGTAACAAGAACCAGATACCCCCTCCTTGCGGGCGTTGTACTCATACTCCCACTACTTCCCCAAAGCGTTCCCCAAGGGCTGCATTTCCCCGATGTGGGCTCATACAGAGGCTTTGTCCATAACATGGAGGATAGACGGGAGGTATACTTCTCCGGCTCCTACGGTTCCTTCGTATTCTCCTTTTTACCCTTTGTGGCTCACAAGGGGGGGCGTGATTTTGATTACGGCGACATAAGCATATACGGCGGAAGTAACACACTGCTCACCGTAAAAAAAGAAGGAACGGATTACGCAGGCCTCTGTCTTAACAATACAGACTGCTCCAGGGGAATTGTGTATATGACACGCTCGAACACGCTGAAATGCGATAAGCTGGATAAAAATACCCATTACTTCATTTACAAAAACGACTGTTCATCTGATAATATAACCGAATTGAAGGAAACAGGCTCAGTCTCCTTCAGGGGGGGATGA
- a CDS encoding permease, giving the protein MIELLTNIGKETLDIALETSVYMMLGLAAGGFIKSFFSPSTASKYLSGKGLAPVVRSSLIGIPLPLCSCGVAPTAASLRKQGAGKGPTASFLVSTPETSIDSIALTWVLMGPFMTIARPIAALFTAIAAGLVQRDDEQEAKVAPAENEAFEKTSFMGGQRYAFTDLWPELVPWFGAGLLLAGIISAVVPPSFMDTLFGGGVAGMLGIMVISMGLYICSSASTPIAAAMMAKGMSPGTALVFMLAGPATNLASLGIVAGILGKKGTALYLGAIAVCTFAAGIITDIIFFSFGFTTITAAAAEKSFEMPAYVSWTALLILIILALIPSLKKNDGSKCGYGDCECSQN; this is encoded by the coding sequence ATGATTGAACTACTGACAAATATAGGTAAAGAAACCCTTGATATAGCCCTAGAAACCTCTGTTTACATGATGCTCGGCCTTGCGGCCGGGGGCTTCATAAAGAGCTTTTTCAGCCCGTCAACCGCCTCAAAATACCTTAGCGGCAAAGGGCTTGCCCCCGTCGTGCGCTCATCCCTGATAGGGATACCTCTCCCCCTGTGTTCATGCGGCGTGGCACCCACTGCGGCATCATTGCGCAAACAGGGAGCCGGCAAAGGCCCCACAGCTTCCTTTCTCGTTTCAACGCCGGAAACCAGTATCGACAGCATAGCCCTTACATGGGTGCTCATGGGACCCTTTATGACCATAGCACGCCCCATTGCGGCCCTTTTCACAGCCATTGCAGCAGGGCTTGTTCAGAGGGATGACGAGCAAGAGGCAAAGGTCGCCCCGGCAGAGAACGAGGCCTTCGAGAAAACATCCTTCATGGGTGGCCAGCGATACGCCTTCACAGACCTATGGCCGGAGCTTGTTCCATGGTTCGGAGCGGGTCTCCTTCTGGCGGGCATAATATCCGCCGTTGTTCCTCCAAGCTTTATGGACACACTGTTTGGCGGAGGTGTTGCGGGTATGCTCGGTATAATGGTAATCAGCATGGGGCTTTACATCTGCTCCTCCGCCTCCACACCCATAGCAGCGGCCATGATGGCAAAGGGGATGAGCCCCGGAACCGCACTTGTCTTCATGCTTGCAGGCCCTGCAACTAACCTCGCTTCCCTGGGGATCGTGGCGGGTATACTCGGCAAGAAAGGTACAGCCCTTTATCTTGGCGCCATTGCCGTATGTACCTTTGCCGCAGGGATTATAACAGATATTATATTTTTCAGCTTCGGTTTCACCACCATCACAGCGGCGGCAGCTGAAAAAAGCTTTGAAATGCCCGCATATGTTTCATGGACAGCCCTTCTTATTCTGATCATTCTCGCACTGATACCATCCCTAAAAAAGAACGATGGTTCAAAATGCGGGTATGGAGACTGTGAATGCTCTCAGAACTGA
- the thiS gene encoding sulfur carrier protein ThiS — MKVKVNGKETDIEEGMNIKELIESYSLSPERVVIELNGDIPPRDSFEETFVKEGDSVEIINFVGGG, encoded by the coding sequence TTGAAGGTAAAGGTAAACGGAAAAGAAACTGACATTGAAGAAGGCATGAACATAAAAGAGCTTATAGAATCCTATTCACTCTCGCCGGAGAGGGTGGTTATTGAGCTGAACGGTGATATACCTCCGAGGGACAGCTTCGAAGAAACCTTCGTAAAAGAGGGTGACAGCGTAGAGATAATCAACTTCGTGGGTGGAGGTTAA
- a CDS encoding Mrp/NBP35 family ATP-binding protein: MSSCDSGSSCNSCGSANSCDTDEKQQHTDEMIKKRLSRIKYKIMVMSGKGGVGKSTVSVSLAAMLNSLGYKVGILDADIHGPNIPKMLGITKKGAQSDEDGILPFEPIEGLKVMSVGFLIQNDDDAIIWRASLKHSMIQQFISDVSWGELDFLIVDLPPGTGDEPLSTAHVIGDIDGAVIVTTPQDVALLDSRKSVNFSAKLNIPVYGIVENMSGMLCPHCGEIVNVFKTGGGEKAALELEVPFLGRVPMDPAVVERGDEGKPYVLENSDSEVAKALKKVAEGVLDRTIKAE, translated from the coding sequence ATGAGCAGTTGCGACAGCGGCTCTAGCTGCAATAGCTGCGGTTCTGCCAACTCATGCGATACGGATGAGAAGCAGCAGCACACCGATGAGATGATAAAGAAAAGACTCTCTCGGATCAAATACAAGATAATGGTAATGAGCGGAAAAGGTGGGGTAGGTAAATCCACCGTAAGTGTAAGCCTTGCGGCTATGCTTAACTCTCTAGGCTATAAGGTCGGCATCCTTGATGCGGACATCCACGGCCCCAACATCCCCAAGATGCTTGGTATTACAAAGAAAGGGGCCCAGAGCGATGAGGACGGCATACTCCCCTTCGAGCCCATCGAAGGCCTCAAGGTTATGTCCGTCGGCTTTCTTATACAGAACGATGATGATGCCATCATATGGAGGGCCTCCCTCAAGCACAGCATGATCCAGCAGTTCATCAGCGATGTTTCATGGGGAGAGCTCGATTTTCTTATAGTAGACCTTCCCCCTGGTACGGGTGACGAGCCCCTCAGCACAGCCCACGTTATCGGCGATATCGACGGAGCTGTAATCGTAACCACACCCCAGGATGTGGCGTTGCTCGATTCGAGGAAGTCTGTTAACTTCAGTGCAAAGCTAAATATTCCCGTTTATGGTATAGTAGAGAATATGAGCGGCATGCTCTGCCCCCACTGCGGAGAGATTGTTAACGTATTCAAGACCGGAGGCGGCGAAAAGGCGGCTCTGGAGCTTGAGGTTCCCTTCCTCGGCAGAGTTCCCATGGATCCCGCTGTGGTGGAAAGGGGTGACGAGGGCAAGCCCTATGTTCTGGAGAACTCCGATTCGGAGGTCGCCAAGGCGCTCAAGAAGGTCGCCGAAGGCGTTCTGGATAGAACAATAAAAGCAGAGTAA
- the thiF gene encoding sulfur carrier protein ThiS adenylyltransferase ThiF → MKIHVNERLHNILTETTAFSLRDEIKPDADIIIVNGHWITDDYELRGGEHVHLIKRGEMPDPDELEALLMSRHTPGVHNKLKRSKIGIAGLGGLGSNAAVSLARMGVGSLVMVDFDIVTPANINRQHYYIDQIGKKKTDALWESIERINPYSEYVFKDVFLTSENAGEVFEGCDVVIEALDKAEFKTELIQGCSASLPETLIIAASGIAGYEDTLLFKRKRLGRNIVIIGDFENGTDVGIGLMASRVAAAANIQANLAVRYLLGNFKPEELD, encoded by the coding sequence ATGAAGATCCATGTTAATGAACGGCTCCATAATATTTTGACGGAAACCACAGCTTTCTCGCTAAGGGATGAGATAAAGCCCGATGCAGATATTATTATAGTAAACGGGCACTGGATCACTGACGATTATGAGCTAAGGGGTGGAGAGCATGTGCACCTCATCAAAAGAGGAGAAATGCCCGATCCCGATGAGCTTGAGGCGCTTCTTATGTCACGCCACACCCCGGGAGTGCATAACAAGCTGAAGCGCTCAAAGATAGGTATAGCCGGCCTTGGCGGTCTCGGTTCCAATGCGGCTGTATCCCTTGCCCGAATGGGGGTCGGCTCCCTTGTGATGGTGGATTTCGACATTGTTACCCCCGCAAACATAAACCGCCAGCATTACTATATAGACCAGATAGGAAAGAAAAAGACCGATGCCCTATGGGAGAGTATCGAGAGGATAAACCCCTATTCCGAATATGTTTTCAAGGATGTCTTCCTTACCTCGGAGAATGCTGGGGAAGTATTTGAGGGGTGCGATGTTGTCATTGAGGCGCTGGACAAGGCGGAGTTTAAGACTGAGCTTATACAAGGTTGTTCCGCATCCCTGCCGGAGACCCTTATCATAGCGGCCTCCGGTATCGCGGGTTACGAGGACACCCTCCTCTTTAAGCGCAAAAGGCTGGGGAGGAACATAGTTATCATAGGCGATTTCGAAAATGGAACGGATGTGGGGATAGGCCTCATGGCGAGCCGTGTTGCGGCGGCGGCTAATATACAGGCAAACCTGGCGGTTCGCTACCTGCTGGGAAATTTCAAACCGGAGGAACTGGATTGA
- the glgA gene encoding glycogen synthase GlgA → MKILFLSSEIAPFAKTGGLADVSSSLPKALAEKGETVKAVMPLYSSIDRDKHKIEPFMESACVHMGNCEEWYSVHKTEADGVEFYFIEFSKYFNRPGIYHTPAGEYPDNAYRFAFFTRAALQLSRDLNFIPDIVHANDWQTALAPYYVRFDDAFSFDGAGSVLTIHNIGYQGKFGADVMEYAAIKPEHFYHEYFEDFGGLNFLKGGLASAGKITTVSPTYAREIQGPIGGSGLHLLLEYRRYDLHGILNGIDTDVWNPAKDTYIPKNYSAETIDDKIHSKRELQKRFHLEEKDNTALFGFVGRFAAQKGLDLLGGAIEDVLRDMEVQFVVVGSGDSEMERHFGSLSENHPWRAGSYIGYSEELAHLVEAGADFFVMPSHYEPCGLNQMYSLNYGTIPVVRNTGGLADTVVNYNETDGSGTGFKFNNIDTRALYDTIGWAVSTYYDRPDHIKKMQIAGMEQDFSWDRSAEEYLRLYRMLS, encoded by the coding sequence ATGAAGATACTATTTCTGAGCAGCGAGATCGCACCCTTCGCAAAAACCGGCGGACTTGCCGATGTCAGCTCATCTCTCCCCAAGGCGCTGGCCGAAAAAGGTGAAACTGTGAAAGCGGTTATGCCTCTATACAGCTCTATAGACAGGGATAAGCACAAGATTGAGCCCTTTATGGAGAGCGCATGTGTTCATATGGGTAACTGCGAGGAATGGTACAGCGTCCACAAGACTGAGGCGGACGGTGTTGAATTCTACTTCATAGAGTTTTCGAAATATTTCAACAGACCAGGCATCTACCACACACCCGCTGGCGAATACCCAGACAACGCATACCGTTTTGCATTCTTCACAAGGGCTGCGCTCCAGCTGAGCCGGGATCTGAACTTCATCCCCGATATCGTCCACGCAAACGACTGGCAAACGGCACTCGCACCCTATTACGTCCGTTTCGACGATGCCTTCTCCTTTGATGGTGCAGGCTCGGTCCTCACCATCCACAACATTGGCTACCAGGGGAAGTTCGGCGCAGACGTCATGGAGTATGCCGCCATAAAGCCTGAGCATTTCTACCACGAATACTTCGAGGATTTCGGCGGCTTAAACTTTCTGAAAGGCGGACTCGCAAGTGCCGGAAAAATAACCACCGTCAGCCCCACCTACGCAAGGGAGATTCAGGGGCCTATTGGAGGTAGCGGGCTCCATCTCCTTCTCGAATATAGGAGATACGATCTCCACGGCATCCTCAACGGCATTGATACAGACGTATGGAACCCCGCAAAGGATACGTACATCCCCAAAAACTACTCAGCAGAAACCATAGACGACAAGATCCACAGCAAGCGTGAACTGCAGAAGCGATTCCATCTGGAGGAAAAGGACAACACCGCCCTATTCGGATTTGTGGGGAGATTCGCCGCCCAAAAGGGGCTCGACCTGCTAGGCGGAGCCATCGAGGATGTTCTTCGTGATATGGAGGTGCAGTTTGTGGTCGTGGGTAGCGGAGATTCTGAGATGGAGAGGCACTTCGGCTCACTCTCCGAAAACCATCCGTGGCGTGCCGGAAGCTATATAGGCTACAGCGAAGAACTCGCCCACCTTGTGGAGGCCGGCGCAGACTTCTTTGTCATGCCCTCCCACTATGAGCCTTGCGGGCTTAACCAGATGTACAGCCTGAACTATGGAACGATACCCGTTGTACGCAACACAGGGGGGCTTGCGGATACGGTAGTAAACTACAACGAGACGGACGGCTCAGGAACAGGCTTCAAGTTCAACAATATCGACACAAGAGCACTCTACGACACGATCGGCTGGGCTGTGAGCACGTACTACGACCGGCCGGATCATATCAAGAAAATGCAGATAGCGGGCATGGAGCAGGATTTCAGCTGGGACAGATCCGCCGAGGAATACCTCAGACTCTACAGGATGCTGAGCTAG
- a CDS encoding response regulator transcription factor — protein sequence MTDKLKSELEKLKGLSVLYVEDDINVRESLLRFLRRRFDNIHYAKDGKEGLAQYMEHKPDIVITDIQMPMMDGLEMASRIMQDNPEVKIIVTTAFNEEPFLERAGKLGIEHYIKKPVLKDDLVSSLLECVGS from the coding sequence ATGACGGACAAACTCAAAAGCGAGCTGGAAAAGCTCAAAGGTCTTTCTGTTCTTTATGTGGAGGATGACATAAACGTGCGTGAATCACTCCTGCGCTTCCTCCGCAGACGTTTCGACAATATTCACTACGCCAAGGACGGTAAAGAGGGGCTCGCCCAGTATATGGAGCATAAGCCCGATATCGTTATCACAGATATCCAGATGCCGATGATGGACGGACTTGAGATGGCCTCCCGTATCATGCAGGATAACCCTGAGGTTAAGATCATCGTTACAACGGCATTCAACGAGGAGCCCTTCCTTGAAAGGGCCGGCAAGCTGGGAATCGAGCATTACATTAAAAAGCCCGTGCTTAAGGATGACCTCGTTAGCTCTCTCCTTGAGTGTGTGGGGAGTTAA